A stretch of the Hyperolius riggenbachi isolate aHypRig1 chromosome 11, aHypRig1.pri, whole genome shotgun sequence genome encodes the following:
- the LOC137538250 gene encoding uncharacterized protein gives MFLQQTTVDLKISMLFFPSFDGLLAKLKDALRRQDTNFRLAITPTERLLITLRFLATGHSYAALHYQFLMGRSTIRYLVLDTCKLIWKVLQPEFMPTPDVPMWEANMQLFWEKHDFPNCLGAVDGKHVRLVMPAFTGSLYYNYKKFFSLVLMAVVDPNLKFIYVDVGAYGSSHDSSVFQHSRFGVKLRTGQMTLPPPRPWPDTVEPPYPCVFVADEAFALSEHVMRPYAQRDMTHKKVVFNNRLTKARQVVECAFGILANKWRIYHTAIKMQPKYAIIVVKATCILHNYVRTLDSMTIEEEEGDLSNSALVTLPPATLRGPISAIHNRDKLADYFVP, from the exons ATGTTTCTGCAACAAACAACAGTAGATCTAAAGATAAGCATGCTCTTTTTTCCTAGTTTTGATGGCCTTTTAGCCAAACTGAAGGATGCCCTTCGCCGACAAGACACTAACTTTCGCCTAGCAATCACACCAACTGAGCGACTCCTCATAACATTGAG atttctggcaacagggCATTCATATGCAGCACTTCACTACCAATTCCTCATGGGAAGAAGTACAATCCGATACTTAGTTTTGGACACCTGCAAATTGATCTGGAAAGTACTTCAACCGGAATTTATGCCAACTCCTGACGTACCTATGTGGGAGGCTAACATGCAGCTTTTTTGGGAGAAACATGATTTCCCTAACTGCCTTGGAGCAGTGGATGGGAAACATGTCAGGCTGGTTATGCCTGCATTCACTGGCAGTCtctattacaattataaaaaattctTTTCACTAGTGCTCATGGCTGTTGTGGATCCTAATTTGAAATTTATCTATGTGGATGTTGGGGCTTACGGAAGTTCCCATGATTCCTCAGTCTTCCAGCACAGTCGATTTGGCGTGAAGCTTCGCACAGGCCAGATGACTTTACCACCACCACGCCCCTGGCCTGACACTGTAGAACCACCTTACCCCTGTGTGTTTGTGGCTGATGAGGCCTTTGCACTGTCTGAGCATGTTATGAGACCGTATGCACAGAGAGATATGACTCATAAGAAAGTAGTCTTTAATAACCGCCTGACCAAAGCCAGACAAGTAGTAGAATGTGCTTTTGGAATTCTGGCAAACAAATGGCGCATTTATCACACTGCTATAAAAATGCAACCAAAGTATGCTATAATAGTGGTGAAGGCAACAtgtattttgcataattatgtgaGAACACTAGATAGCATGACcatagaggaggaagagggggatcTTTCAAACAGTGCTCTTGTCACTTTACCACCAGCTACTTTACGTGGTCCCATTTCTGCCATTCACAACAGAGACAAATTAGCTGATTATTTTGTGCCATAA
- the LOC137538249 gene encoding uncharacterized protein, whose translation MAAKWFTTENLIIKIENSPELYDKSLPGYKDHQRAHEIWSNIAKDFLGEKWNTLSQKGKDSKIALLRTRWKSVRDSYKKEIEKQYHESKSGSGSSQRTKYKYCGILEFLRKHHEPAETEDSLPPDPEEDDVEVPPTTTSDVEVEEDTTQDVDTATLEDSDSTTPDHTPHSPASSRTRTTVRSSRGVRVATQGRRIGRGMSRAEYDQKLISSIEKAVDHMEKREDEMKQLKEPCTQYLLSLVPLLQKVPPDKQWAARHAISETLGRFLLPESRADDNVHNYLQQPHLPASSQQYNAHPQLSYHMQRIYDPPHYPPMHMHNMPYGQQPHYSMPPPQRPDQGMRFQTSSMHSDSTVYTDLTSHSQPHTNAESGTHAYNQGPGSMCDLLSQHD comes from the exons ATGGCAGCAAAGTGGTTTACCACAGAAAACCTGATAATTAAGATTGAAAACAGCCCAGAACTTTATGACAAGTCTTTGCCTGGATATAAAGACCACCAAAGGGCTCATGAAATCTGGAGCAACATTGCAAAAGATTTTCTTGGAGAAAAATGGAATACTTTGAGCCAAAAGGGCAAGGATTCTAAGA TTGCCCTCCTGCGGACAAGATGGAAGTCGGTCAGAGACAGTTACAAAAAGGAGATTGAAAAGCAATACCATGAATCCAAAAGTGGGTCTGGAAGTTCGCAGCGAACAAAATATAAATATTGTGGCATATTAGAATTTCTAAGAAAACATCATGAACCGGCTGA GACTGAAGATAGCCTACCACCAGATCCTGAGGAGGACGATGTAGAGGTGCCACCTACCACCACCAGTGATGTGGAAGTTGAAGAAGACACTACACAGGATGTTGACACTGCTACACTGGAAGACAGTGACTCTACTAccccagatcacacaccacacagcccagcgagtagtcggacacgcacaactgtcaggtctagtagaggtgtgagggtagctacacaaggcaggagaataggaagaggtatgagcagggctgaatacgaccAGAAGCTGATTAGTTCAATAGAAAAGGCTGTTGATCatatggagaagcgagaggatGAAATGAAACAACTTAAAGAGCCATGCACACAGTATCTTTTAAGTTTGGTGCCACTATTACAAAAAGTGCCTCCTGATAAGCAATGGGCAGCCAGACATGCCATCTCTGAGACCCTGGGGAGATTCTTACTACCTGAGAGCCGTGCAGatgacaatgtgcacaactacttGCAGCAACCACACCTGCCTGCTTCCAGCCAACAATATAATGCACACCCACAACTCTCTTACCATATGCAACGCATTTATGACCCACCCCACTACCCACCAATGCATATGCATAACATGCCATATGGTCAACAGCCTCATTACTCTATGCCTCCACCTCAGCGCCCTGATCAAGGTATGCGATTTCAAACATCATCTATGCACAGTGACTCTACAGTGTACACTGATTTAACATCGCACAGCCAGCCTCATACAAATGCTGAATCAGGTACACATGCTTACAATCAGGGCCCTGGTAGTATGTGTGATTTGCTATCACAACATGACTAG